In Treponema sp. OMZ 798, the following proteins share a genomic window:
- a CDS encoding ATP-binding protein translates to MKKYRARIVDGMLKDKLEAKGAVVIEGPKWCGKTTTAMQVAGSVLRMDEPSKRETNIQMSEIDPGRLLKGDTPRLIDEWQIAPKLWDATRYEIDTRGEEGQFILTGSAVPIESREITHSGTGRFTWLMMRPMSLYESEDSTGAVSLHKLFNNTDSIKGINDLDIDRLAFLICRGGWPHAIGMKEKAALLQAEDYYEAVIKSDINRADGVSKNSERVKRLMRSFARNQGTQIANTMLKNDMISNDTESLNEDTIASYINALKNIFVVEDMPAWNPNLRSKTSIRTSDTRYYVDPSIASASLGIGPKDLTNDLNTMGLLFETLCVRDLRVYAESIGGNVLHYRDKSGLECDTVIHLKNGRYGLAEIKLGGQKLIEDAAKNLKSLSNKIDTSKMPAPSFLMIIIGIGEFAYKREDGIFIVPIGCLKN, encoded by the coding sequence ATGAAAAAATATAGAGCCCGCATAGTAGACGGTATGTTAAAAGACAAACTTGAAGCAAAAGGAGCTGTTGTTATTGAAGGCCCTAAGTGGTGTGGAAAAACAACAACCGCAATGCAAGTTGCAGGTAGTGTATTAAGAATGGATGAACCCAGCAAAAGGGAAACAAATATTCAAATGTCTGAAATAGATCCCGGAAGATTGCTAAAAGGTGACACCCCAAGACTTATTGATGAATGGCAGATAGCACCAAAACTATGGGATGCAACAAGATATGAGATTGATACAAGAGGCGAAGAAGGTCAATTTATACTTACAGGTTCGGCAGTACCAATAGAATCAAGAGAAATAACTCATTCGGGAACAGGCCGCTTTACATGGTTAATGATGAGGCCTATGTCTTTATATGAATCAGAAGATTCAACAGGAGCAGTAAGCCTACACAAACTTTTTAACAATACTGATAGCATAAAAGGAATAAATGATTTAGATATAGACCGCTTGGCTTTTTTAATTTGCAGAGGCGGGTGGCCCCATGCCATTGGAATGAAGGAAAAAGCAGCATTACTACAAGCTGAAGATTACTATGAAGCAGTTATCAAATCAGATATTAATAGAGCAGATGGTGTGAGCAAGAATTCGGAAAGAGTAAAAAGACTGATGAGGTCTTTTGCAAGAAATCAAGGAACACAAATTGCCAACACTATGCTGAAGAATGATATGATTTCAAATGATACAGAATCTTTGAATGAAGATACCATTGCATCCTATATTAATGCACTAAAAAACATTTTCGTAGTCGAAGATATGCCTGCATGGAATCCTAATCTAAGATCAAAAACATCAATCAGAACTTCTGATACGAGATACTATGTAGACCCATCAATAGCATCCGCTTCTCTTGGAATTGGACCAAAAGATTTGACTAATGATTTAAACACAATGGGGCTGTTATTTGAAACACTGTGTGTAAGAGACCTTCGAGTATATGCAGAAAGTATTGGAGGTAATGTTTTACATTATAGGGATAAATCAGGTTTGGAATGTGATACGGTAATTCATCTCAAAAATGGAAGATATGGTTTAGCAGAAATTAAACTGGGAGGACAAAAATTGATTGAAGATGCAGCAAAAAATTTAAAATCATTATCAAATAAAATTGATACATCAAAAATGCCTGCACCATCCTTTTTGATGATCATTATTGGAATAGGTGAGTTTGCATATAAGCGGGAGGATGGTATTTTTATAGTGCCTATAGGATGCTTGAAAAATTAA